In a genomic window of Aggregatimonas sangjinii:
- a CDS encoding DUF4407 domain-containing protein, whose protein sequence is MLQNFFMLCSGADSTILKSCSEGEQNKYAGIGATVFFTAVMAFIASSYALYTVFDSVVAAVLFGLLWGLLIFNLDRFIVSTIKKRNSFASELLQATPRIVLAVIIAIVIAKPLEMKIFEKEINQVLLEEKNAMTLANKEQLALQYTPAVEKLNQAIADLKAEVAAQEAETNALYDTYITEAEGTAGSMLLGKGPVYAEKREKHDAALAELQQLKEANAMKISGIESQISALEVEYADVVKNSQPIIDGFDGLMARITALEKLPWLPSFFIFLLFLAIETSPIIAKLLAPKGEYDLKLEDEESAIKTWVAQKVHQRKQVLATDTALNEKIYGEIAEEEAVYAHKKRKAEELLKLQADAFQEMQIKSL, encoded by the coding sequence ATGTTACAAAACTTCTTTATGCTCTGCTCTGGGGCGGATTCCACGATTTTAAAAAGCTGTTCGGAAGGCGAACAAAATAAATACGCCGGCATTGGGGCCACTGTTTTCTTTACCGCGGTCATGGCCTTTATTGCAAGCAGTTATGCGCTGTACACAGTTTTCGATAGCGTAGTAGCCGCTGTCTTATTCGGCTTGCTTTGGGGGCTTCTCATTTTCAACCTGGATCGGTTTATCGTATCCACCATTAAAAAACGAAACAGTTTTGCTTCCGAATTATTGCAGGCAACACCTCGAATCGTTTTGGCGGTCATCATCGCCATCGTCATTGCCAAGCCCTTGGAAATGAAAATTTTCGAAAAGGAAATCAATCAAGTGCTTTTGGAGGAAAAGAATGCAATGACCCTGGCGAACAAAGAACAACTCGCGCTGCAATACACCCCAGCTGTCGAAAAGCTGAACCAAGCTATTGCCGATTTAAAAGCGGAGGTTGCGGCTCAAGAAGCGGAGACCAATGCGCTCTATGACACCTATATCACCGAGGCGGAAGGTACCGCCGGTAGTATGCTTTTGGGCAAAGGACCTGTGTACGCGGAGAAACGGGAAAAGCACGATGCCGCCCTCGCGGAATTACAACAACTTAAAGAAGCCAACGCGATGAAAATCTCGGGCATCGAATCCCAGATTTCCGCCCTTGAAGTGGAATATGCCGATGTCGTTAAAAATTCCCAACCCATCATCGACGGTTTCGACGGACTTATGGCCCGTATTACCGCTTTGGAAAAACTGCCTTGGCTACCCTCCTTCTTTATCTTTTTACTGTTTTTGGCCATTGAGACCTCGCCGATAATCGCGAAATTATTGGCCCCAAAAGGGGAATACGATCTGAAACTTGAAGACGAGGAAAGCGCTATCAAGACCTGGGTGGCGCAAAAGGTACACCAGCGCAAGCAAGTTTTGGCTACCGATACCGCATTGAATGAAAAAATCTACGGTGAGATTGCAGAGGAGGAAGCCGTTTATGCCCACAAAAAGCGGAAAGCAGAGGAACTGCTTAAACTGCAGGCCGATGCATTCCAAGAGATGCAAATCAAGAGTTTATAG